A genomic window from Streptomyces sp. WMMC940 includes:
- a CDS encoding MaoC family dehydratase: MTEPRIFTSAEELAAGVGEHLGHSDWLEVDQKRIDLFAEATGDHQWIHVDPGRAASGPFGTTIAHGYLTLSLLPALVPQIMRVEGMRMGINYGTNKVRFPAPVPVGSRLRASAALKSVEEAGGGVQVTAVVTVEREGGDKPVCVAESVSRYFF; this comes from the coding sequence ATGACCGAGCCGAGGATCTTCACGTCCGCCGAGGAACTGGCCGCCGGGGTCGGCGAGCACCTGGGACACAGCGACTGGCTGGAGGTCGACCAGAAGCGGATCGACCTCTTCGCCGAGGCCACCGGCGACCACCAGTGGATCCACGTGGACCCCGGGCGCGCGGCCTCCGGGCCGTTCGGGACGACCATCGCGCACGGCTATCTGACGCTCTCGCTGCTCCCTGCCCTCGTCCCGCAGATCATGCGGGTCGAGGGCATGCGGATGGGTATCAACTACGGGACCAACAAGGTCCGTTTCCCTGCCCCCGTCCCGGTGGGCTCACGGCTGCGGGCGAGCGCGGCCCTCAAGAGCGTCGAGGAGGCGGGCGGCGGCGTGCAGGTGACCGCCGTCGTCACCGTGGAGCGCGAGGGCGGCGACAAGCCGGTGTGCGTCGCCGAGTCGGTGTCCCGCTACTTCTTCTGA
- a CDS encoding YoaK family protein, whose amino-acid sequence MQVKHGPFLTWTMVALTLTTGMVEAVSFLVLGPVFTAVQTGTMLLLSFALAGVAGLSTTPCLASLAGFTVGALLAARFESRSQVRGRRWFREALLAEGLVLAVAAAVAWGVERHGESPAGRHHMVTGLVGLAMGIRNVSTLRVGVPGMPTTVTTRAFTALIGGSPLAVDARIASGAGNQVRRAASVAAMFAGGLSGAWLLHDGRLSAAVVLLVTAVLVVAIALSFALVPRERTSEAG is encoded by the coding sequence GTGCAGGTGAAACACGGTCCCTTCCTGACCTGGACGATGGTGGCGCTGACGCTGACGACGGGGATGGTCGAGGCGGTCAGCTTCCTCGTGCTGGGGCCGGTGTTCACCGCCGTCCAGACCGGCACCATGCTGCTGCTGTCGTTCGCGCTGGCCGGAGTGGCCGGACTGTCCACCACTCCGTGTCTGGCCTCGCTGGCGGGGTTCACCGTGGGGGCCCTGCTCGCCGCGCGTTTCGAGTCGCGGTCGCAGGTACGGGGCCGCCGGTGGTTCCGGGAGGCGCTCCTCGCCGAGGGCCTGGTGCTGGCGGTCGCCGCCGCGGTGGCGTGGGGTGTCGAGCGGCACGGCGAGTCGCCCGCCGGGCGGCACCACATGGTGACCGGGCTGGTGGGCCTGGCCATGGGGATCAGAAACGTCTCCACGCTCCGCGTGGGGGTACCGGGCATGCCGACGACGGTCACGACCCGGGCGTTCACGGCGCTGATCGGGGGTTCCCCGCTCGCGGTGGACGCCCGTATCGCGTCCGGCGCGGGCAACCAGGTCCGGCGGGCCGCCTCGGTGGCGGCCATGTTCGCCGGCGGTCTGTCCGGTGCGTGGCTGCTGCACGACGGCCGGCTCAGCGCGGCCGTGGTCCTGCTGGTCACGGCGGTGCTGGTGGTGGCGATCGCGCTGAGCTTCGCCCTGGTGCCACGGGAAAGGACGTCCGAGGCCGGCTGA
- a CDS encoding MFS transporter, with translation MDTAPPSPLAGTPRATAPTDRHRRRVAGAAALASAVEWYDYFVFGIAAALVLGDLYFPAGSASAGVLAAFATFAVGFLARPVGGIIAGQLGDKRGRKPMLVLALTLMGLATTGIGLLPTYETIGIAAPLLLVLLRVMQGLAVGAQWGGAMLMATEYAPEGKRGLYGSLVQLGVPIGVVTANTVFLAAGALTDDAAFASWGWRVPFLVGFLVLGLAWYIHARVEETPEFREAEQALAEKERNEPRSPLRTILRRHLGTVFLAGGSFAVNTATFYIIITGVLDYSTRELGMEREAVLTVSLCVSLTQLALIPASAALSDRVGRLRIYAAGAIGLLVWAFPLFLLIDTASLLWLAVGTFVTSCFLSIMYGPQAALFAELFTPEMRYTGASLGYQIAAVFGGGLAPFIMVLLLEASGTSLAVSAYITVLAVVALGSIRVLAKRAAARE, from the coding sequence ATGGACACGGCACCCCCTTCCCCGCTCGCCGGAACTCCACGGGCGACGGCTCCCACCGACCGGCACCGCCGCCGCGTGGCCGGTGCCGCCGCCCTGGCCTCGGCCGTCGAGTGGTACGACTACTTCGTCTTCGGCATCGCCGCCGCACTGGTCCTCGGCGACCTCTACTTCCCGGCGGGCAGCGCCTCGGCCGGAGTCCTCGCCGCCTTCGCGACCTTCGCCGTCGGCTTCCTCGCGCGTCCCGTCGGCGGGATCATCGCCGGACAGCTCGGCGACAAGCGCGGCCGCAAGCCGATGCTCGTCCTCGCCCTCACCCTCATGGGCCTCGCCACCACCGGCATCGGCCTGCTGCCGACGTACGAGACCATCGGCATCGCCGCACCGCTGCTCCTCGTACTGCTCCGGGTGATGCAGGGCCTGGCGGTCGGCGCCCAGTGGGGCGGCGCGATGCTCATGGCCACCGAGTACGCACCGGAGGGCAAACGCGGGCTGTACGGCAGCCTCGTCCAACTCGGGGTGCCCATCGGCGTGGTGACCGCCAACACCGTGTTCCTCGCCGCCGGCGCCCTCACCGACGACGCCGCGTTCGCGTCCTGGGGCTGGCGGGTGCCGTTCCTCGTCGGCTTCCTGGTGCTCGGTCTCGCCTGGTACATCCACGCCCGGGTCGAGGAGACCCCCGAGTTCCGGGAGGCCGAACAGGCCCTGGCCGAGAAGGAGAGGAACGAGCCCCGCTCGCCGCTGCGGACCATCCTGCGCCGGCACCTGGGCACGGTCTTCCTGGCGGGCGGCTCCTTCGCCGTCAACACCGCGACCTTCTACATCATCATCACCGGCGTGCTGGACTACTCGACCCGCGAACTCGGGATGGAGCGCGAGGCGGTGCTCACCGTGTCCCTGTGCGTGAGCCTCACCCAGCTCGCACTCATACCGGCGTCCGCGGCCCTCTCCGACCGCGTGGGCCGGCTGCGCATCTACGCGGCGGGCGCGATCGGTCTGCTGGTGTGGGCCTTCCCGCTGTTCCTGCTCATCGACACCGCGTCGCTGCTGTGGCTGGCCGTCGGTACCTTCGTCACCAGCTGTTTCCTCAGCATCATGTACGGGCCCCAGGCCGCCCTGTTCGCCGAGTTGTTCACTCCCGAGATGCGCTACACCGGCGCCTCGCTCGGCTACCAGATCGCGGCCGTCTTCGGTGGCGGTCTGGCCCCGTTCATCATGGTGCTGCTGCTGGAGGCGTCGGGCACGTCGCTGGCGGTCTCCGCCTACATCACCGTGCTGGCCGTCGTCGCGCTCGGTTCGATCAGGGTGCTCGCGAAGCGGGCGGCCGCCCGGGAGTGA
- a CDS encoding SDR family oxidoreductase, which produces MSTVQGANVVVTGAGGGIGAALARRFAAEGARVVVSDIDPGRTKAVADEIGALAVPGDASAVVEEAREALGGTVDVYCANAGLASPGDALADEDVWASAWDVNVMAHVRAVRALLPGWLERGSGRFVSTVSAAGLLTMIGAAPYSVTKHGALAYAEWLSLTYRHRGLKVHAICPQGVRTDMLTAAGSAGELVLAPSAIEPEDVADALFEGIETDRFLILPHPEVAGYHQARAGDPERWLGTMNHIQQKWEGTAR; this is translated from the coding sequence ATGAGTACGGTGCAGGGTGCGAACGTGGTGGTCACCGGCGCGGGCGGCGGCATCGGCGCCGCGCTCGCCCGCCGATTCGCGGCGGAGGGCGCACGCGTCGTCGTCAGCGACATCGACCCCGGCAGGACCAAGGCCGTCGCGGACGAGATCGGCGCCCTCGCCGTCCCCGGTGACGCCTCCGCCGTCGTCGAGGAGGCCAGGGAAGCGCTCGGCGGCACCGTCGACGTCTACTGCGCCAACGCCGGACTCGCCTCGCCCGGCGACGCCCTCGCCGACGAGGACGTCTGGGCCTCCGCCTGGGACGTGAACGTGATGGCACACGTCCGCGCCGTGCGCGCCCTGCTCCCCGGTTGGCTGGAGCGCGGCAGCGGCAGGTTCGTCTCCACCGTGTCCGCCGCCGGACTCCTCACGATGATCGGCGCCGCCCCGTACAGCGTCACCAAGCACGGCGCACTCGCCTACGCCGAATGGCTGTCGCTGACGTACCGCCACCGCGGCCTGAAGGTGCACGCGATATGCCCGCAGGGGGTCCGCACGGACATGCTCACCGCGGCGGGTTCGGCGGGCGAACTCGTCCTCGCCCCCAGCGCCATCGAGCCCGAGGACGTCGCCGACGCCCTGTTCGAGGGCATCGAGACGGACCGCTTCCTCATCCTGCCGCACCCCGAGGTCGCCGGGTACCACCAGGCCCGCGCGGGCGACCCCGAGCGCTGGCTGGGAACCATGAACCACATCCAGCAGAAGTGGGAGGGCACGGCCCGGTGA
- a CDS encoding TetR/AcrR family transcriptional regulator yields MARPRKPLLSRERIVGTASALVDAEGLDAVSTRRLAAELGVSGPSLYNHFSNKDEILDAVADAVSARVDLSMFDESDPRDWRTALHDWAVSYRAALTEHPNVVPVLARGPGRRPAGLKVADAVFGAMVRAGWPPAQATHIGALMRYFITGSALGSFAGGFVDDATAYDPSDYPHLGQAHLLAERQERIDEGAFETGLRALLDGLTARYEEGLRTRRTGAAPSGRS; encoded by the coding sequence ATGGCCCGACCGCGCAAGCCCCTCCTCAGCCGAGAACGCATCGTCGGGACGGCGAGCGCGCTGGTGGACGCGGAGGGCCTCGACGCGGTCTCCACCCGGCGCCTCGCCGCGGAGCTCGGCGTCAGCGGCCCCTCGCTCTACAACCACTTCAGCAACAAGGACGAGATCCTGGACGCCGTGGCCGACGCCGTCAGCGCCAGGGTCGATCTGTCGATGTTCGACGAGTCCGACCCGCGCGACTGGCGGACCGCGCTGCACGACTGGGCCGTCTCCTACCGAGCGGCCCTCACCGAACACCCCAACGTCGTCCCGGTCCTGGCCCGCGGCCCCGGCCGGCGCCCGGCCGGCCTCAAGGTCGCCGACGCGGTCTTCGGCGCGATGGTCCGCGCGGGCTGGCCGCCCGCCCAGGCCACCCACATCGGCGCCCTGATGCGCTACTTCATCACCGGCTCGGCCCTCGGCTCGTTCGCGGGCGGCTTCGTCGACGACGCGACCGCCTACGATCCCTCCGACTACCCGCACCTGGGCCAGGCGCATCTCCTCGCCGAACGCCAGGAGAGGATCGACGAGGGCGCGTTCGAGACGGGACTGCGCGCCCTGCTGGACGGGCTGACGGCGCGGTACGAGGAAGGCCTGCGGACGAGGCGGACGGGGGCCGCCCCCTCGGGCCGCTCCTAG
- a CDS encoding acyl-CoA dehydrogenase family protein, whose translation MNLELSEEQRAVRRLARDFVEREVAPYAAEWDRAENVDRAIVEKLGAVGFLGLTIDEEYGGSGGDHLAYCLVTEELGRGDSSVRGIVSVSLGLVAKSVAAWGSEEQKRRWLPRLTTGEALGCFGLTEPGTGSDAGSLTTRAVRHGDGYVVNGSKMFITNGTWADVVLLFARTGGTPGHRGVSAFLVPADTPGLTRRAIHGKLGLRGQTTAELVLEDVRVPADAMLGPEGKGFSVAMSALAKGRMSVAAGCVGIAQAALDAAVGHAAAREQFGRPIASYQLVQELISDIAVDVDAARLLTWRVADLVDRGLDFATAASQAKLFASEAAVRAANNALQVFGGYGYIDEYPVGKLLRDARVMTLYEGTSQIQKLIIGRALTGVSAF comes from the coding sequence GTGAACCTGGAGCTGAGCGAGGAGCAGCGGGCCGTGCGCCGGCTCGCGCGTGACTTCGTCGAGCGTGAGGTCGCCCCGTACGCCGCGGAGTGGGACCGGGCCGAGAACGTCGACAGGGCCATCGTGGAGAAGCTCGGTGCGGTCGGCTTCCTCGGGCTGACGATCGACGAGGAGTACGGCGGTTCGGGCGGCGACCACCTCGCGTACTGCCTGGTCACCGAGGAACTCGGCCGCGGGGACTCCTCGGTCCGGGGAATCGTCTCGGTCTCCCTCGGCCTCGTCGCCAAGAGCGTCGCCGCGTGGGGGAGCGAGGAACAGAAGCGCCGCTGGCTGCCGCGTCTCACCACGGGCGAGGCCCTCGGCTGCTTCGGGCTCACCGAGCCCGGCACCGGCTCCGACGCGGGCAGCCTGACGACCCGCGCCGTGCGGCACGGCGACGGCTACGTGGTCAACGGTTCGAAGATGTTCATCACCAACGGCACATGGGCGGATGTCGTGCTGCTCTTCGCCCGCACCGGCGGCACGCCGGGCCACCGGGGCGTCTCGGCCTTCCTCGTCCCGGCCGACACCCCCGGGCTGACCAGGCGCGCGATCCACGGGAAGCTCGGCCTGCGCGGCCAGACCACCGCCGAGCTGGTGCTGGAGGACGTCCGGGTGCCCGCCGACGCGATGCTCGGACCGGAGGGCAAGGGCTTCTCGGTCGCCATGTCCGCGCTCGCCAAGGGCCGGATGTCGGTGGCCGCCGGCTGCGTCGGCATCGCCCAGGCCGCGCTCGACGCCGCCGTCGGCCACGCGGCCGCGCGCGAGCAGTTCGGCCGGCCGATCGCCTCGTACCAGCTGGTGCAGGAGCTCATCAGCGACATCGCCGTGGACGTGGACGCGGCCCGTCTGCTGACGTGGCGGGTCGCCGACCTGGTGGACCGGGGCCTGGACTTCGCCACCGCCGCGTCCCAGGCGAAGCTCTTCGCCTCCGAGGCGGCCGTCCGCGCCGCGAACAACGCCCTGCAGGTCTTCGGCGGGTACGGCTACATCGATGAGTACCCGGTGGGGAAGCTCCTCCGCGACGCACGGGTGATGACGCTGTACGAGGGCACCAGCCAGATCCAGAAGCTGATCATCGGGCGCGCCCTCACCGGGGTGTCGGCGTTCTGA
- a CDS encoding TetR/AcrR family transcriptional regulator, whose translation MTAAQDTTAEDVPWGEVAPEAARKLLVAAVEAFAERGYHATTTRDIAGRAGMSPAALYIHYKTKEELLHRISRIGHDKALEVLSAASGSGGTPGERLAEAVRSFVRWHAGRHDTARVVQYEIDALSEEHRAEIVELRRRSDAVVREILRDGVESGEFDVPDVPGTTLAVLSLCIDVARWFNVRGRRTPEEVGELYADLVLRMVSARR comes from the coding sequence ATGACTGCGGCGCAGGACACGACGGCCGAGGACGTGCCGTGGGGCGAGGTCGCGCCGGAGGCCGCGCGCAAGCTCCTCGTCGCCGCCGTCGAGGCCTTCGCCGAGCGGGGCTACCACGCGACGACGACCCGGGACATCGCCGGGCGGGCGGGCATGAGCCCGGCCGCCCTGTACATCCACTACAAGACCAAGGAAGAACTGCTCCACCGGATCAGCCGGATCGGGCACGACAAGGCGCTCGAGGTGCTGTCGGCCGCGTCCGGTAGCGGTGGCACACCGGGTGAGCGGCTCGCCGAGGCGGTGCGCTCCTTCGTCCGCTGGCACGCCGGCCGGCACGACACCGCGCGCGTGGTGCAGTACGAGATCGACGCCCTGTCCGAGGAGCACCGGGCGGAGATCGTGGAGCTGCGCCGGCGCAGCGACGCGGTGGTGCGCGAGATCCTGCGCGACGGCGTGGAGTCGGGCGAGTTCGACGTCCCCGACGTGCCCGGCACCACGCTGGCGGTGCTGTCGCTCTGCATCGACGTGGCGCGCTGGTTCAACGTCCGGGGGCGCAGGACGCCGGAGGAGGTCGGCGAGCTGTACGCGGACCTCGTCCTGCGCATGGTGTCCGCGCGCAGGTAG
- a CDS encoding exo-beta-N-acetylmuramidase NamZ family protein, with protein sequence MSLSRRGLLVAGGAAGALAATASTASPASAHGGRSRVRTGFERLAADGYRMLSGERVGVVTNPTGITRDTRHVVDVMHADDRVDLTAVFGPEHGFRGTAQAGGSEGRHDDPATGLPVYDTYLKSGQPLADIFTASGVDTVVFDIQDAGARFYTYIWTLYDCMVAAVLAGKRFVVLDRPNPVTGRAALGPVLDKAFATFVGREPIAQAHGMTVAELARLFNGEFLTTPAELDVVRMSGWRREDFHDATGLPWVPPSPNMPTPETALVYSGTCLFEGTNLSEGRGTTRPFELLGAEGVDRAWAEAANALDLPGVRFREAYFAPTFSKFQGKTVGGVQLHVHDREAFDPVRTGIGLLVTAKRSWSGFAWRPDNWIDKLTGSARVRTMIDAGAGTDEVVGAWQRELAAFRAVRREYLLYR encoded by the coding sequence ATGAGCCTGTCCAGACGGGGTCTGCTGGTCGCGGGAGGCGCCGCCGGCGCCCTCGCCGCGACCGCCTCCACCGCCTCGCCCGCGTCGGCGCACGGCGGGCGGAGCCGGGTGCGCACCGGCTTCGAACGGCTCGCCGCCGACGGCTACCGAATGCTGTCCGGCGAGCGGGTCGGCGTCGTCACCAATCCCACCGGGATCACCCGCGACACCCGTCATGTCGTCGACGTGATGCACGCGGACGACCGGGTGGACCTGACCGCCGTCTTCGGGCCGGAGCACGGCTTCCGCGGCACCGCCCAGGCCGGCGGCTCCGAGGGCCGCCACGACGACCCCGCGACCGGACTCCCGGTCTACGACACGTACCTCAAGAGCGGGCAGCCGCTCGCCGACATCTTCACCGCGTCCGGCGTGGACACGGTCGTGTTCGACATCCAGGACGCCGGGGCCCGCTTCTACACGTACATCTGGACGCTGTACGACTGCATGGTGGCGGCGGTCCTGGCCGGGAAGCGGTTCGTCGTGCTGGACCGGCCCAATCCGGTGACCGGGCGCGCGGCCCTCGGCCCGGTCCTGGACAAGGCGTTCGCGACCTTCGTCGGCCGTGAGCCGATCGCCCAGGCGCACGGCATGACCGTCGCCGAACTGGCCCGGCTGTTCAACGGCGAGTTCCTGACCACGCCGGCAGAGCTGGACGTGGTGCGGATGTCGGGTTGGCGGCGGGAGGACTTCCACGACGCGACGGGGCTGCCCTGGGTGCCGCCGAGCCCCAACATGCCGACACCGGAGACCGCGCTCGTCTACTCCGGCACCTGCCTCTTCGAGGGCACCAACCTGTCGGAGGGGCGAGGGACCACACGCCCCTTCGAACTGCTCGGCGCGGAGGGCGTCGACCGTGCGTGGGCGGAGGCGGCGAACGCGCTCGACCTGCCCGGCGTGCGCTTCCGCGAGGCCTACTTCGCACCGACCTTCTCCAAGTTCCAGGGCAAGACGGTGGGCGGGGTGCAGCTCCATGTGCACGACCGCGAGGCGTTCGACCCCGTCCGCACCGGCATCGGACTGCTGGTGACGGCGAAGCGCAGCTGGAGCGGCTTCGCCTGGCGGCCCGACAACTGGATCGACAAGCTCACCGGTTCCGCACGGGTGCGCACGATGATCGACGCGGGCGCCGGGACGGACGAGGTCGTCGGGGCGTGGCAGCGGGAACTGGCCGCGTTCCGCGCGGTGCGGCGGGAGTACCTGCTGTACCGGTGA